The Methanoculleus sp. SDB DNA window TGAGCATGACAACCCCCATGGAAAACATCATGCCGACCAGCCGCATGCTGGCAACCGTTCCCGACGCGACGCCGTACTGGCGGGGGTGCACCGAAGTCATGACCGCGTTGGTGTTCGGGGAGGAAAAAAGGGCAAATCCCGCTCCCAGCACGATCTGTGCTCCGATGATCCAGGAAAGCTCCGTCTGCTCCGTCAGGAACGCCAGCAGCACGAGCCCGGCGGTGGTCAGCGCCATCCCCGCGGATGCGACGATCCGGGGCTCCAGCCGGTCGGAAAACCTGCCTGCCGCAGGCGAGAGCAGGGTCTGGACGACCGGCTGGGCAATCAGCACGAGCCCCGCCGCCTGTGGATCAAAGCCCTTGATATACTGCAGGTACAGGCTGAGGAGGAATCCGACGGCGAAGGTGGCGCTGTAATTGATGAGGGCCGCCGCATTGGAGTAGGCAAAGGTCCGGTTGTGGGAGAAGAGCGATATCTCGAGCACCGGATACGGAAAGCGCCGCTCCCATGCGACAAACCCTGCGGCGAAGAGGATTCCGAGCAGGACGAGCCCGATGCCGGTGCCCGACGGGAGGGTGGAGAAGCCGTACATCAGGCAGAAGAGCATGCAGGCGACGATGATCGAACCGATGACGTCAAAACGCTCGCCGTCGCCGCTCTTCCGGTCCGAACCGAGCCGGGTGAGGGCGACCGCGATGATGACGAGCCCGAGCGGCACGTTGAAATAGAACACGCTCCGCCACCCGAACTGCTGCGTGAGCACTCCCCCGAGGATCGGCCCGAGCGAGAGTCCCAGATAGACCGCGGCGACGTTATACCCGATCGCCCATCCCCGCTCCTCCTTCGGAAAGGCGGAGGTAATCAGCGCCACACCCGTGCCGTAAATCATCGCGGCGCCGACGCCCTGCACGATGCGTGCGGCAACCAGCACCTCCACGCTCATCGCAATTCCGGAAAAAAAGGATCCGACGGTGTAGACCACGATGCCGGCAGAAAAAATCAGGGTCCGGCCGTACATATCGGCGAGACGGCCGAAGGGGACGATGCAGATTGCGGTGGCCAGAAGGTATGCCGTCGGCACCCAGGTGAGCAGCACCGCGTCCGCACCCAGTTCGGCACCGATTGCCGGCAGTGCGATGTTGATGGACGATCCCATGAACGGCGTGAGAAATGAGGCGAGAGATGCGACAAGGAGGATTGTTTTCTTGCCCGCGCCGTCCGGCATGACAGAACTGTAGCATCCTGTCGGTGATTAAGATGCTGTTTTTCCGTGCGTTCAACGGGATGCCAAAAAGAATGACCGGGATTCGCTTCCCAACAATCCGTGTCAGTCCCGCTTCACGGCCTGATAGGTGCTCCCCGTCTCCCTGACGAAAAGGACGATCCTGCCATTCACAGGGCAGGGCTTGACAGATTTGCCTTCCGGGGAAGAGATGAATCCCTCTTTGACAGATTTTCCGTCGAGTGTCCAGATTTCATCGATGCCGGCGGCGAAGAGTTCTTCAGCGGTGCAGGTGCCTCTGCAGGCGCGGATGGTCCCTGCCATCAGGAACCTGCCGTCGTTTCCCGCCCGTGCGAGGCCGAGGCCCGCCATGGCGCCGATGACCCCGTCTTCCGTTCCCCCGAGCCCTTCAAGACGGATATCACAGTTTTTTGCCAGATCTCTGGCGTGCTGCCGGGTCAGTATGGTCTGCTTCGCATCCCTGCCGAACGCAACAACCGCAGGGCCGAGTTTGTCCAGCGGCGCGACGGCAATCCCGGGATCGCTTCCCTCGATAAAATCATCCATCATCATCGACCGTGCGAAACTGAAAATATCCGCCTCCGCACCGGCGGCGGATGTTTCGATATGG harbors:
- a CDS encoding MFS transporter, which produces MPDGAGKKTILLVASLASFLTPFMGSSINIALPAIGAELGADAVLLTWVPTAYLLATAICIVPFGRLADMYGRTLIFSAGIVVYTVGSFFSGIAMSVEVLVAARIVQGVGAAMIYGTGVALITSAFPKEERGWAIGYNVAAVYLGLSLGPILGGVLTQQFGWRSVFYFNVPLGLVIIAVALTRLGSDRKSGDGERFDVIGSIIVACMLFCLMYGFSTLPSGTGIGLVLLGILFAAGFVAWERRFPYPVLEISLFSHNRTFAYSNAAALINYSATFAVGFLLSLYLQYIKGFDPQAAGLVLIAQPVVQTLLSPAAGRFSDRLEPRIVASAGMALTTAGLVLLAFLTEQTELSWIIGAQIVLGAGFALFSSPNTNAVMTSVHPRQYGVASGTVASMRLVGMMFSMGVVMLTFSVLIGRVTITPDYYAPFVSSVRIAFAIFALLCAGGVYASVQRGNIRVPRESGDNPKD
- a CDS encoding ABC transporter substrate-binding protein, producing MTFLLSIDDTDNLQSRGTGRLARSIASALADHYPISGVTRHQLYVHPDIPFTSHNSCAVIHIETSAAGAEADIFSFARSMMMDDFIEGSDPGIAVAPLDKLGPAVVAFGRDAKQTILTRQHARDLAKNCDIRLEGLGGTEDGVIGAMAGLGLARAGNDGRFLMAGTIRACRGTCTAEELFAAGIDEIWTLDGKSVKEGFISSPEGKSVKPCPVNGRIVLFVRETGSTYQAVKRD